A stretch of Xenopus laevis strain J_2021 chromosome 8S, Xenopus_laevis_v10.1, whole genome shotgun sequence DNA encodes these proteins:
- the peli2.S gene encoding pellino E3 ubiquitin protein ligase family member 2 S homeolog, with product MFSPSQEEHCAPSKEPVKYGELVVLGYNGCLPNGDRGRRKSRFALFKRPKSNGVRASSVHVISTPQASKAISSRGQHSISFTLSRSQTVVVEYTHDKDTDMFQIGRSTESPIDFVVTDTVSGNQNDETQITQSTISRFACRIVCDRNPPYTARIFAAGFDSSKNIFLGEKAAKWKNPDGHMDGLTTNGVLVMHPKGGFTDESRPGVWREISVCGDVYTLRETRSAQQRGKLVENETNILQDGSLVDLCGATLLWRTADGLLHTPTQKHIEALRQEINAARPQCPVGLNTLAFPSINRKDVVEDKQPWAYLKCGHVHGYHNWGHRSDTEANERECPMCRTIGPYVPLWLGCEAGFYVDVGPPTHAFKPCGHVCSEKSAKYWSQIPLPHGTHAFHAACPFCAIQLTGEESCVKLIFQGPVD from the exons GTACAACGGCTGTCTCCCAAATGGGGATCGAGGAAGGCGGAAAAGCAGATTTGCACTCTTCAAGCGCCCCAAATCTAACGGGGTGAGGGCCAGCAGTGTTCATGTGATTTCAACCCCGCAGGCTTCCAAG gcaatcaGCAGCAGAGGCCAACACAGCATCTCATTCACATTATCCAGAAGTCAGACTGTTGTGGTGGAATACACCCATGACAAGGACACAGATATGTTTCAG ATTGGAAGGTCAACAGAAAGCCCCATTGACTTTGTAGTAACTGATACGGTTTCTGGCAACCAGAACGATGAAACACAGATCACACAAAGTACAATTTCAAGATTTGCATGTAGGATAGTCTGTGATAGGAACCCGCCGTACACAGCTAGAATATTTGCTGCAGGATTTGACTCctccaaaaatatatttcttggt gaGAAAGCGGCCAAGTGGAAGAATCCTGACGGTCATATGGACGGACTAACTACCAATGGGGTTCTTGTGATGCATCCAAAGGGAGGGTTTACTGATGAATCCAGGCCTGGTGTGTGGCGGGAAATTTCGGTCTGTGGAGATGTCTATACATTAAGAGAAACCAGATCTGCTCAACAAAGAGGCAAACTT gTGGAAAATGAAACCAATATTCTTCAGGATGGTTCTCTTGTTGACTTATGTGGCGCCACCCTCCTTTGGCGAACAGCGGATGGGTTGCTCCATACGCCGACTCAAAAACACATTGAAGCTTTGAGACAGGAAATAAATGCTGCCAGGCCTCAGTGCCCCGTTGGATTAAACACTTTAGCTTTTCCCAGTATCAACCGCAAAGATGTTGTAGAAGACAAACAGCCTTGGGCTTACCTCAAGTGTGGTCATGTGCATGGCTATCATAACTGGGGACATCGCAGTGACACAGAAGCCAACGAACGCGAGTGTCCCATGTGTAGAACAATTGGTCCCTATGTGCCTCTATGGCTTGGTTGTGAAGCAGGATTTTATGTCGATGTCGGACCTCCTACTCACGCTTTCAAGCCTTGTGGACACGTCTGCTCTGAAAAATCTGCCAAATATTGGTCCCAGATTCCACTCCCACATGGTACACACGCGTTTCACGCCGCTTGCCCTTTCTGTGCAATACAATTGACTGGGGAAGAGAGCTGTGTCAAACTTATTTTCCAGGGCCCTGTTGACTAA